The sequence CCGCGCGGCCAGCACCTCCGTGGCGGTCATAAGCGCCGCCACGTGGGTGTCATGGCCACAGCCGTGCATCACCGGAACCTCGGTTCCGTCGGCCAGGGTGCCGCGGGCGGTGCTGCGATAGTCGACCGTGGAGTCCTCCTGGATCGGCAGCCCGTCCGTGTCCGCCCGGAACCCGACGACGGGCCCCGCACCGTTGCGCAACACGCCCACCACGCCGGTGTCCCCGCAGCGGAAGTGCTCGATGCCCAGCGTGTCCAGGTGCGCTTCGATGAACGCCGCCGTGGCGTGCTCCTGCATGGACAGCTCCGGGTTCGCGTGCAGATGCCGGTAGAAGGCGAGCATGCGTTGGCGCAGCTCGGCCGGAATCTCCGGGTAGTCGGCGGCGGACGGATCGGGGTGGTTCTGGGACTGCACGGTGGCCTTTCGGAGTGGGGGAGATGTCCAGCAGGGCTGGTCAGGCGGACTCGGGCGTTGCGGGCTCGAAGGGTTCGCGTTTGCGCACGTACCAGCCGATCACGAGGGTGACGATCACGGAGATCGCCGTGGCGGCCATGCCCAGGGCGGGCACCAGGGGAACCAGCACGAACTGCACCAGGGCGGCCACGATCGCGGCCACCGCGGTGGCACGGACCTGCTTCAGGGACACGATGGCCTGGATGATGACCGCACCCAGCACGGCGGGCAGGACGTACACCCGGACCACGTCCGTGACGGATTCCGGGATCACGCTGATGAGCCAGGTGCCGAGGATCCCCACGAACACGAGCAGGGAGAGCAGGTGCACGAAGGCTGCGCCGCAGATGGCCATGACGGCAGCCAGCCCACCGCGGTGCGTCCCCGGCTTAGCGCCGATCCGCGCCTGGGCGATGAGGGCGGAGGGCAGCAGCTTGTTGGAGATGTTGCCGATCATGAACGCCTGGTACATCGAGGCCGGGCCCAGGATCGGGAAATACGTGATCGGCTCGATGATCCAGATGACGAAGAAGGTGCCGGCCACGGCGGCGAAGGCCGTGAAGAGGGCGGTGGCGGTCACGCCGAGGTCCGCGAAGAAGACCAGGTAGAGCGGGCCGGCCAGGGAGAAGACCAGCCCGGCGAGCATGGTCAACCGGCCCCACCGCGAGGTCGTGGCATCGAATTCGGCCATGCTGCCCGGCGACGCGGCGGTGGCGGAGGCGGCACTGGATGGTGTGGTCGTGAATGGTGCGGTCATCAGGACTCCTGGCGATGAAGGGAGGTCAAGGGGGTGTGCGGGCCGGTCGGGCTCAGGCGGCGGGCGCGAGCCCAGCGGACTGGGCGAGGTAGGCGGCGGCGAGGCCGAGCAGGATGGCGATGCCGAGTCCCCACTCGCGCAGCCACCGCATCCCCGGCAGACGGGCCAGCAGCAGGCACACTCCCATCACCAGCGCCGAGGCGGCCAGGGTGATCACGTGCACGGAACTCTTCGGCACCTCGGCGAAGCCGAGGGAGAGGAAGGCCCCGAGCAGGACGGCGGCCGGAACCACGGTCATGAGGGCCGGATTGACCTTGGCCATGCGGTGTTCGCCCTTCTTCAGCAGTGGCGTGAGGATCAGGGTGGAGAGCATCCACATCGCCCCGCCCAGGCTCATGGCGAAGAACATGATGGCGAACGCCTGCTGGTCATAGGAGGGACCGCCCAGCTCGGCGCCGACCGTCCCGGCAGCGATGCTGGCGGCGGCCGTCTCATACTGCACCGATCCGATCAGGCCGATGCGGACCAGGGTGGCCGGGGTGCCGAACAGAGCCAGCAGGGCGACGGCGACGAGGACCACCGCCAGCGAGGGACCGATCGCGGCGATGGCCCCGGTCCGGAACGTGGTCTTCAACTCCTGTTGGCTCAGTCCGGCGGCCGGTGCTGCCTTGCGGGCGGCCATCATGTAGATCACCGATTGGACGGCGATGACCAGGAAGACACCCAGGGCGCAGATCCAGAGGACGGGCATGTTGGCCAGGGCCAACACAGCATTCGGATCCGAGCTCGGGTCGGCGGCCTGGGCGGCGGCCGCGCTTGCTGCTGCGATCATGGCGGTCCTTCGATTCGTGAGTTCGGTTCCAGTTCGGAGCCCGGAAACTGATTGGTGCAGTTGGTCGCTACCATTGTGGTGTGCGCTACATCACTTCACGGACAATCGCAGAAAATTCACACTCTTCGGTCGCTTGGGGCAGATCATGAACAATGCTGCCCGCCTCTTGGACGAAGGCGATCTCCAACTGATCCATGCCCTGCAGATCGGTCCGCGCTTGCTATGGACGGCCTTGGGCGAGATCCTCGGCCAGCATCCGACCTCACTGGCCGCCCGGTGGCGCCGGCTCGAGCGCAGCGGCTCCGCCTGGATCACCGCCCATCCCCTGGGGCACCCGGACCAAATGGCCCTGTCCTTCCATGACGTCCGGTGCCAGCCCGGCCACCGGCGGCACGTCGCGGAGGCCATCGGCAGGATTCCGGAGGTGTTCTCGGTGGAGGAGTGCCACCGGGACCGGGACTTCATGCTGACCGTCATCTCCCCCGATCCAACCCAGCTCACAGAGATCGTCTATCCGCAGCTCGAAGACATTCCCCACCTGTCCGGCTACGAGTCCACCTTCTGTACCCGTCTGCACCGCACCGCGGCCAACTGGGAGCTCGATGCCCTGAGCCCCCTTCAGCGGCGTGCACTCCGTTCGGCCGCCGGCCCGCCGCCGGCACCCGAGGCGCACCCCGGCCCTCCGCCGCCGCACTTCGGCCCCATCCTGCGCGTCCTCGGCCGCGATGGCCGGGCCTCCGCGGCACAGGTCGCCGAGGCCACCGGCCTACACCCGGCCACGGCACGACGCCGGCTCCAGCGGGTGCTGGCCTCGGGCGCCCTGAGCTTTCGCTGCGACGTGTCCCACCGGGCCACGGGCTACCCCGTGATGTGCCAATGGTTCGCCCGGCTCCCGGCCGCCGACCACGATGCGGCAGCCGCCGAACTGGCGGGGCTCGGCGCCCTGCGCCTGTGCGCCTCGACGACGGGCCGCTCCAACTTCATGTTCATGACGTGGCACCGATCGCCCACGGACATCATGGCCCTGGAGCGGCGGGCATCAGAGATGCTACCCCGCCTGGAGATTCGCGAGACCGTCATCATCTCGAACATCCCCAAACGTGCCGGGTGGCGTCTGGACACTGACGGGCGGCGTCAGGAGGAGTTCGTCGAGGTGGGCCACCACTGGGATTGATTCAGCCCCTCAGCAAACCGTCCAGAGGTCGATGATGACCCGGTCGGGCTCGCGGCGGCCGGAGCCGACGACCACGGTGGACTCCAGCCAGGACCAGGCCTCGCCGGCCACCTCGAAGCGGGGCGCGCAGCGGAAGTAGATCCGTTCGGCGGGCACTCGTTCACCGCGGGCCAGGGCGGAGATGTCCGCGGCCGAGCCCGTGCGGTAGGCGGCGTTCATGACGTAGAGCCGGGCGCCGTCGTCGGTCTCGATGACATACCGGGCGTCCAGGTCCGAGGCCGTGTCCGACTGGATGAGCTGGAAGTCCGCCCCACCGGGCAGGACGCGCCCCGTCAGCCCTGGCCCGGTGACGGTGCCGCCGGAGATGGGGATGATCCGGCGCAGGCCGCGGTGGGTCCGTCCGACTTCCACGGGAGCAGTCACCTCCACGGCCACGGTAGCGAGGAACTCGAGCTGGGGCGGGGCGGGCGCAGACGTCATGCACCCCACGGTAGGGGGCGCCCGCGCGGGGCGCCATGCACATCCTCCGTGCATCCGATGCACAGCGAATTCCATTGAGATCCACAATGATCGAGGGCACCATGAGGTGCTATGGATCACAGCACCGTCTCCCAGCCCACCGCCGTCGCGAGCCCCCGGCGCGCCGGCCGGCCCCGGGACCTCGTCGCCGTCAACATCGGCAATGCCCTGGAGTGGTTCGACTGGAACATCTACGCGATCTTCGCGCCGTTCTTCGCCGCCCAGTTCTTCCGCGCCGAGGACCCGGTCTCCAGCCTGCTCTCCACGCTGGCCGTCTTCGCGGTCGGCTTCCTCATGCGCCCGGTGGGCGGGTGGCTGTTCGGCCGGCTGGCGGATGACAAGGGGAGGAAGTTCAGCCTGACCCTGGCCATCCTGCTGGCCTCGTTCGGTTCCCTGCTGATCGCCGTCGCCCCGACCTTTGATGCGATCGGCGTGTGGGCCGGCGTCGTCCTCCTGGTGGCCCGCCTCATCCAGGGCCTGTCGCATGGCGGCGAGACCGGCAGCGCGTTCACCTATCTGGCGGAGATCGCCCCGCAGGACAAGCGCGGCTTCTGGGCCTCCACCCCGTGGCTCGGCGTGGGAGTGGGCACCATGCTCGCCACCGGCGTCGGCGTGCTGCTGACCGCCCTGCTCTCCGAGGCGCAGATGGCCGAGTTCGGCTGGCGCATCCCCTTCGCGATTGCCGCCGTCCTCGGGGTCTACGCCCTCTACATCCGCAAGACCATGAATGAGTCCGAAGTCCATACCGAGCGCAAGGAGCGCGACGAACGCGAGGGCGTGGACTCCCAGTCCCTGCGGGAGGTCTTCTCCGAGCTGGGCCGCGAGTGGAAGCCGTTGCTGCAGATCGTCGGCCTGACGATCTCCGGCGTGGTGGCCTTCTACACCTGGTTCATCTTCGCCCCCGGCTACGCCTCCCGCGAGTTCGGCATGGATCCGAACGCCTCCCTGGTGGCCGGGTTGTGCGGACAGGCCGTGTTCCTGGTGGCCATCCCCGTGATGGGCAGACTCTCCGACCGTTTCGGCCGCAAACCGGTGCTGATGGTCTTCGCGGCCGGATTCGCGCTCGTGGCCTTCCCCCTGGAGTGGATGCTCGGCCCAAGCCCCGTCATGTTGTTCCTGGCCATGGCTGCCGGGTCCGTGCTGCTGGCCGCGAACTGTGCCCCGCTCGGTGCCGTCTTCGCCGAGCTGGTCCCGACCAAGCTGCGGGCCACCCTGATCGGGGTCGGTTACGCCACCTCCGGCGCGATCTTCGGCGGCACGGCACCCTACCTGAACACCTGGCTGTCCAGCATCGGGATGCACGGACTGTTCGTGGGCTACATGATCCTGCTCTGCCTGGTTAGCGTGGTGGTCATCATCAAGATGCCGGAGACCGCCCGCCGCGACCTCCGCTGAACCCGCCGGCACCAGTCCGGCAGGAAGACGGGGACGGGTGCGACTGACACTGCGCCAGCTCGAACACTTCTGCGCTGTGGCCCGGACCGGCAGCATCAGCGCCGCAGCCGCCCAACTGAGGGTGTCCAGGACCTCCGTCACGGAAGCCCTGGACACCCTCGAGCGCATCTCCGGCACCGTGCTGTGCCACCGCAGCAAGGCCGAGGGCGTGGTGCTCACGGCCTCCGGGGAGGACTTCTTCATCCGGGCGCGCTCGGTGCTGGACCAGGCGCTCGACCTTGAGGTGCCCGACGGCGACCGGCAGCTCGGCGGCACCCTCGCCGTCGGCTGTTTCCGGTCTCTGGCACCGACGGTCCTGCCCGCGTTGTGGTCCGAGTTCGCCGCGCGGCATCCCGGCGTCACCGTCTCCGTGACGACCGGGAACCGGGCTGAACTGGTGGAGCAGCTCTCCCTCGGCATTCTGGACGTGGTCCTGGCGTACAACCTCCATGCCCTGCCCGGACTCGG comes from Citricoccus muralis and encodes:
- a CDS encoding DUF5058 family protein, translated to MIAAASAAAAQAADPSSDPNAVLALANMPVLWICALGVFLVIAVQSVIYMMAARKAAPAAGLSQQELKTTFRTGAIAAIGPSLAVVLVAVALLALFGTPATLVRIGLIGSVQYETAAASIAAGTVGAELGGPSYDQQAFAIMFFAMSLGGAMWMLSTLILTPLLKKGEHRMAKVNPALMTVVPAAVLLGAFLSLGFAEVPKSSVHVITLAASALVMGVCLLLARLPGMRWLREWGLGIAILLGLAAAYLAQSAGLAPAA
- a CDS encoding Lrp/AsnC family transcriptional regulator, which gives rise to MNNAARLLDEGDLQLIHALQIGPRLLWTALGEILGQHPTSLAARWRRLERSGSAWITAHPLGHPDQMALSFHDVRCQPGHRRHVAEAIGRIPEVFSVEECHRDRDFMLTVISPDPTQLTEIVYPQLEDIPHLSGYESTFCTRLHRTAANWELDALSPLQRRALRSAAGPPPAPEAHPGPPPPHFGPILRVLGRDGRASAAQVAEATGLHPATARRRLQRVLASGALSFRCDVSHRATGYPVMCQWFARLPAADHDAAAAELAGLGALRLCASTTGRSNFMFMTWHRSPTDIMALERRASEMLPRLEIRETVIISNIPKRAGWRLDTDGRRQEEFVEVGHHWD
- a CDS encoding DUF3237 domain-containing protein yields the protein MTSAPAPPQLEFLATVAVEVTAPVEVGRTHRGLRRIIPISGGTVTGPGLTGRVLPGGADFQLIQSDTASDLDARYVIETDDGARLYVMNAAYRTGSAADISALARGERVPAERIYFRCAPRFEVAGEAWSWLESTVVVGSGRREPDRVIIDLWTVC
- a CDS encoding MFS transporter, producing MDHSTVSQPTAVASPRRAGRPRDLVAVNIGNALEWFDWNIYAIFAPFFAAQFFRAEDPVSSLLSTLAVFAVGFLMRPVGGWLFGRLADDKGRKFSLTLAILLASFGSLLIAVAPTFDAIGVWAGVVLLVARLIQGLSHGGETGSAFTYLAEIAPQDKRGFWASTPWLGVGVGTMLATGVGVLLTALLSEAQMAEFGWRIPFAIAAVLGVYALYIRKTMNESEVHTERKERDEREGVDSQSLREVFSELGREWKPLLQIVGLTISGVVAFYTWFIFAPGYASREFGMDPNASLVAGLCGQAVFLVAIPVMGRLSDRFGRKPVLMVFAAGFALVAFPLEWMLGPSPVMLFLAMAAGSVLLAANCAPLGAVFAELVPTKLRATLIGVGYATSGAIFGGTAPYLNTWLSSIGMHGLFVGYMILLCLVSVVVIIKMPETARRDLR
- a CDS encoding LysR substrate-binding domain-containing protein produces the protein MRLTLRQLEHFCAVARTGSISAAAAQLRVSRTSVTEALDTLERISGTVLCHRSKAEGVVLTASGEDFFIRARSVLDQALDLEVPDGDRQLGGTLAVGCFRSLAPTVLPALWSEFAARHPGVTVSVTTGNRAELVEQLSLGILDVVLAYNLHALPGLGSARLYDTTMYALLPADHRFAERGRAPLAELAAEPLLLMDVSPSSDDILSYFAHHGAAPNVRMKSPDFELIRSLVARGLGYSIFIQRPRHDVSYEGLPVACVPLDPEPHLERASIAWSERRRLPAPGRSFVDLAIALGPQVAPAP